CCTAATTGAGCTAAACTATATATTTCAGAAAGCAAAGCCATGATGATGATATTTTTGCCTTaaattcttgttttcttcttcttctgctttgATCTTCCAACAATTGAAGTTTTCATTATCAGGTTTCTGCTTCTACTCTTCAAGAACCTTTCATAAAAGCTTTCAATAATAATAGCTTGAAGCTTTTTTGTTATGAGTTTTTGACAATctctttatctttttaattatttgatataGTGCAGTGATTTTTCTTTCTGGAAAATGGTTGGCTTTGGCAAGAAGTTGAGAGAATCACAAATTCAAGAATGGAAAGGGTAAAATTCTTGAAGGATTATTTATCTTGATTCATTCACTTCTTAAATTTCATATACTTTGTTCTGTTCTGCATCaggctttttttttttcccttttttattggTACCCTTTTAGTGATTGTTGGAATAATTCAGGAAATAAATGCTTATAATGAATTTTACAGGTATTATTTTAACTACAAACTGATGAAGAAGAAAGTGAAGAGATACTTAGAACAAATGGAGGTTGGAGCACAAAACCGCCACAATGTTCTCAGAGACTTCTCAGTGCTGCTAGACACTCAGGTTCCTATGCATGCACatatatacttttaattttttaaatatgccATTTCCTTGAAACATATTTAAGGGACTAAATTCACATGCTATTAGTATTCACATCTTCATCATGGCACTATTTAAGGTGCAACCACACCAAATCTAATAGTACCCGAGTGTAAATTGACCTGATAAAATGAGTACAAATATCATTTCTCTTTGACTACTTTGTGTCGTTATCCAACTGGTATCTAATacttcttttgttcttttttttttcgtcctTCACCTTACAAAATAGAAGGAATAGTACTTAAGATgcctttagtattttttttttatcattttaaaaaaatattgtaacCCTTTCTTTTCCCCTTCAATTTGTCATGTATAGAACTTTTACTTTAGGGTTACTTGTGTTGCAAGCATGATCATACTATAAAAACAATTTTAagcttaaaattttgaatttcagatAGAAAAGATTGTTCTATTTCTGCTTGAACAACAAGGAGTTTTAGCACACAGGCTGTATGATCTTGCACAAGAGCACCACAGTCTCTTACAGCAGCCGAATAATTCAAACATCTCTGAACTCCAAGAAGCATACAGAGAAGTCGGCCGAGATCTTCTGCGACTTCTTCATTTTCTGGAAATGAATGCAATTGGTCTGAGAAAGATCTTGAAGAAGTTTGACAAACGGCTTGGCTATAAATTCACAGACTATTACGTGAAGACGCGCGCAAATCATCCTTATTCGCAGTTAAGGCAGGTTTTCAGGCATGTGGTAATGTTTCTAAGTTCCAAATTCCAACCCCTTTTAAACCTTTGTTGTCATTGTCATGTGTTTGTAAAATTGAAGCAGTTTCAAGAAAATAATTGCTTGTTTCGCAGGGTATTGGCGCTGTCGTCGGAGTCTTATCCCATAGCTTTGCAGATCTTCATGATTTACAACTATGTCAAGGAAGCTACATTTCAATATATGATCAACCTTCCTATACTCATCAAGTTAGTCCTCAAATTCAGCAAAATTATATGCAATAATCTTGACTCAGATTTGAAAATTTATCATGAAACTTTATTCTATGATTACAGGATCCAATTCTTGAGTCCATCAAATTGGCAGTGGACAgattatcaaactcaacaagcTTCCTTCAGTTCTTGGGAAGGCGCGCTTTTATCGTGCAAAACGAGCAGCTACCATCTTCACCTGAAAATCAAATCATCATGGATGATCAATTTCATTTCATGTCACTTCTATTGAACTTGGCAAACACATTCTTGTACATGGTCAATACATACATCATTGTGCCTACAGCAGATAACTACTCCTTGAACCTTGGAGCTGCAGCCTCTGTATGTGGTGTGGTCATTGGATCTATGGCCGTGGCGCAAGTGTTTTCGTCAGTTTATTTCAGCGCGTGGTCTAATAGATCGTATCTGAGACCACTAATATTCAGTAGCATTGTTCTTCTAATTGGAAACACCTTGTATGCATTGGCTTATGACCTGAATTCATTACCAGTTCTTTTGATTGGACGCCTTTTTTGCGGGTGagctctgcttcaaactctgtTTTGTTATGTTGCTTGCATCACAAGCAAATGAGTGTTTATGATGTTACACCTTACACACCATTCTTGCATTGATTTATGAATGTATGAAGACGAGGCATAGCGATTTATTGATATGGAATGGAGAGAGGATAATTCTTAATGTTTAATTTATGTTGCTTGCGTCACAAGCAAATGAATGTTTATGTTTCATATCATTCTTACATTGAAATTTCAGGTTAGGCTCTGCAAGAGCAGTTAATAGGCGTTACATCAGCGACTGTGTACCGTCGAAACTTCGGATGCAGGCTTCGGCAGGCTTTGTTAGCGCGAGCGCTCTAGGAATGGCATGCGGTCCTGCACTTGCTTGGTTGTTGCAGAAAGATTTTAGGATTTTCAACCTCACCATGAACCAGGACACTTTACCTGGTTGGGTTATGGCTCTTGCATGGCTTATGTATCTTTTATGGTTGTGGATTTGTTTCAAGGACCCTTCAAACAACAAGAATGAAGGAATTCTTGTATCATATCAATCGAATAATGCCGGTATGTCGAAATTATCTTTAGatacatttattttttaacatatatgAAACTTATCAGTATTAttcatttagaatttaattttgatgtactgtaaaatagttttacacgTGCATCTAATGATATAACTACTTTTTACATTGACCACGTCAatagtcataaaaaaaaatagatatgattacaCAATTGTGTAAAATGCTGCACACTGtgtatgcatcaaaattaaactcatttatttaTTATAGTATTCATATTTGTTCCTTTAATGGTTAGGACCAGAAATACATGTTGCAGTAGAAGATGAGCAA
The sequence above is drawn from the Arachis hypogaea cultivar Tifrunner chromosome 4, arahy.Tifrunner.gnm2.J5K5, whole genome shotgun sequence genome and encodes:
- the LOC112797395 gene encoding SPX domain-containing membrane protein At4g22990 isoform X4, with product MVGFGKKLRESQIQEWKGYYFNYKLMKKKVKRYLEQMEVGAQNRHNVLRDFSVLLDTQIEKIVLFLLEQQGVLAHRLYDLAQEHHSLLQQPNNSNISELQEAYREVGRDLLRLLHFLEMNAIGLRKILKKFDKRLGYKFTDYYVKTRANHPYSQLRQVFRHVGIGAVVGVLSHSFADLHDLQLCQGSYISIYDQPSYTHQDPILESIKLAVDRLSNSTSFLQFLGRRAFIVQNEQLPSSPENQIIMDDQFHFMSLLLNLANTFLYMVNTYIIVPTADNYSLNLGAAASVCGVVIGSMAVAQVFSSVYFSAWSNRSYLRPLIFSSIVLLIGNTLYALAYDLNSLPVLLIGRLFCGLGSARAVNRRYISDCVPSKLRMQASAGFVSASALGMACGPALAWLLQKDFRIFNLTMNQDTLPGWVMALAWLMYLLWLWICFKDPSNNKNEGILVSYQSNNAEIHVAVEDEQTQPLLMNTAESKQQENEDDEEENPDKETQKPITSIVAAYKLLTPSVKVQLYVYFMLKYAMEIVLAESSLVTEYYFIWSTSNVAIFLACLGLTVLPVNIVVGNYISNIFEERQVLLGSEIMVCIGLVLSFQAVIPYSVPQYVGSALITFVSAEVLEGVNLSLLSRVMSSRLSRGTFNGGLLSTEAGTLARVIADGTITIAGYFGQSQLLNTTLLPALFFCISSILATCYTYNSLY
- the LOC112797395 gene encoding SPX domain-containing membrane protein At4g22990 isoform X2, with amino-acid sequence MHFVVYVHFHGLWNFANYFNVHLSFDFSFWKMVGFGKKLRESQIQEWKGYYFNYKLMKKKVKRYLEQMEVGAQNRHNVLRDFSVLLDTQIEKIVLFLLEQQGVLAHRLYDLAQEHHSLLQQPNNSNISELQEAYREVGRDLLRLLHFLEMNAIGLRKILKKFDKRLGYKFTDYYVKTRANHPYSQLRQVFRHVGIGAVVGVLSHSFADLHDLQLCQGSYISIYDQPSYTHQDPILESIKLAVDRLSNSTSFLQFLGRRAFIVQNEQLPSSPENQIIMDDQFHFMSLLLNLANTFLYMVNTYIIVPTADNYSLNLGAAASVCGVVIGSMAVAQVFSSVYFSAWSNRSYLRPLIFSSIVLLIGNTLYALAYDLNSLPVLLIGRLFCGLGSARAVNRRYISDCVPSKLRMQASAGFVSASALGMACGPALAWLLQKDFRIFNLTMNQDTLPGWVMALAWLMYLLWLWICFKDPSNNKNEGILVSYQSNNAEIHVAVEDEQTQPLLMNTAESKQQENEDDEEENPDKETQKPITSIVAAYKLLTPSVKVQLYVYFMLKYAMEIVLAESSLVTEYYFIWSTSNVAIFLACLGLTVLPVNIVVGNYISNIFEERQVLLGSEIMVCIGLVLSFQAVIPYSVPQYVGSALITFVSAEVLEGVNLSLLSRVMSSRLSRGTFNGGLLSTEAGTLARVIADGTITIAGYFGQSQLLNTTLLPALFFCISSILATCYTYNSLY
- the LOC112797395 gene encoding SPX domain-containing membrane protein At4g22990 isoform X1, with the protein product MHFVVYVHFHGLWNFANYFNVHLSFDFSFWKMVGFGKKLRESQIQEWKGYYFNYKLMKKKVKRYLEQMEVGAQNRHNVLRDFSVLLDTQIEKIVLFLLEQQGVLAHRLYDLAQEHHSLLQQPNNSNISELQEAYREVGRDLLRLLHFLEMNAIGLRKILKKFDKRLGYKFTDYYVKTRANHPYSQLRQVFRHVGIGAVVGVLSHSFADLHDLQLCQGSYISIYDQPSYTHQDPILESIKLAVDRLSNSTSFLQFLGRRAFIVQNEQLPSSPENQIIMDDQFHFMSLLLNLANTFLYMVNTYIIVPTADNYSLNLGAAASVCGVVIGSMAVAQVFSSVYFSAWSNRSYLRPLIFSSIVLLIGNTLYALAYDLNSLPVLLIGRLFCGLGSARAVNRRYISDCVPSKLRMQASAGFVSASALGMACGPALAWLLQKDFRIFNLTMNQDTLPGWVMALAWLMYLLWLWICFKDPSNNKNEGILVSYQSNNAGPEIHVAVEDEQTQPLLMNTAESKQQENEDDEEENPDKETQKPITSIVAAYKLLTPSVKVQLYVYFMLKYAMEIVLAESSLVTEYYFIWSTSNVAIFLACLGLTVLPVNIVVGNYISNIFEERQVLLGSEIMVCIGLVLSFQAVIPYSVPQYVGSALITFVSAEVLEGVNLSLLSRVMSSRLSRGTFNGGLLSTEAGTLARVIADGTITIAGYFGQSQLLNTTLLPALFFCISSILATCYTYNSLY
- the LOC112797395 gene encoding SPX domain-containing membrane protein At4g22990 isoform X3; translated protein: MVGFGKKLRESQIQEWKGYYFNYKLMKKKVKRYLEQMEVGAQNRHNVLRDFSVLLDTQIEKIVLFLLEQQGVLAHRLYDLAQEHHSLLQQPNNSNISELQEAYREVGRDLLRLLHFLEMNAIGLRKILKKFDKRLGYKFTDYYVKTRANHPYSQLRQVFRHVGIGAVVGVLSHSFADLHDLQLCQGSYISIYDQPSYTHQDPILESIKLAVDRLSNSTSFLQFLGRRAFIVQNEQLPSSPENQIIMDDQFHFMSLLLNLANTFLYMVNTYIIVPTADNYSLNLGAAASVCGVVIGSMAVAQVFSSVYFSAWSNRSYLRPLIFSSIVLLIGNTLYALAYDLNSLPVLLIGRLFCGLGSARAVNRRYISDCVPSKLRMQASAGFVSASALGMACGPALAWLLQKDFRIFNLTMNQDTLPGWVMALAWLMYLLWLWICFKDPSNNKNEGILVSYQSNNAGPEIHVAVEDEQTQPLLMNTAESKQQENEDDEEENPDKETQKPITSIVAAYKLLTPSVKVQLYVYFMLKYAMEIVLAESSLVTEYYFIWSTSNVAIFLACLGLTVLPVNIVVGNYISNIFEERQVLLGSEIMVCIGLVLSFQAVIPYSVPQYVGSALITFVSAEVLEGVNLSLLSRVMSSRLSRGTFNGGLLSTEAGTLARVIADGTITIAGYFGQSQLLNTTLLPALFFCISSILATCYTYNSLY